TGGTAGTAAAAGCTGCTTTTGGGCAGGTTTGCGATGTGCAGCAGGTATTTGAGCGGGTGTTGCGCCCTCAGTGTTTGGACGGTTTGGCTTTGTCCTTTTCGGTCCGCTTTTGGCTGAGGGCTTTTAACTCCTTTAGGTAGGCGACCTCTGCGCGCATATAGCACAACTCTTCGATAAGCTCTGCCTGTGTTTTTTCTTGGTCGGGTTTATCTGCGATGAAGGGGTTTTTGCGGTGTTGGGGCATGGTTTTGGATTGGGGATGTTCGAGTGCGCCGATACCGCCTTCTTGATAGGCGCGTATCCATCGTCTCAGGTGGGTTCGGGAAATGCCGTAGTGGTCTGCAGTACGCTGTTGGCTGCGTATATGCAGATAGTGGAGTACGGCTTGGTATTTGAAGTGTAATGTATAGTCAATTAAAAATAAAATAGTACAATACTCAACTTTGAAGGTTTAACCATGGCATACTCTGCGGACTTAAGAAACAAAGCTTTAAACTATTACGAACAATGCAAAAACATCAGCCAAACCGCAGCAACATTTAACTTGTCAAGAAACACGCTTTACCTGTGGATTCGCCTTAAAAAACAAACAGGCAGCCTAAAACATCAAGTTACCGGTCTAAATGCCGTCAAATTGGATAGGCAAAAACTGGCTCAATATGTTGGGCAACACCCGGATGCCTATCTGCATGAAATCGCCAAACATTTTGATTGTACGCCAGCCGCCGTTTGCTATGCACTCAAACAGATGGGAATGACGCGCAAAAAAAGACCACCACTTACAAAGAACAAGATCCGGCCAAAGTAACGCATTATTTGACACAGCTGGCCGAATTTTCCGACTACCAACGTGTTTATTTGGATGAAACAGGATTTGACCGCTACCTGTTCCGTCCCTATGCCCGCAGCCAGAAAGGGCAAATAGTGAAAGCGCAGATAAGTGGAAAAAGATACCGACGCTTATCTCTGGTGTCCGCACAAGTCGGCAACCGGCTGATTGCTCCGATGGTTTATCAAAATACGATGACCGGAGTCTTTTTTGAAGCGTGGTTTCAGCAATGCCTACTGCCCGCATTGACTCAAAAATCGGTGATTATTTTAGATAATGCACGATTTCACCGTATGGGTGTTTTACGGGAAATGGCGGAAAAATGGGGACATAAGGTATTGCCTCTTGCACCTTATTCACCTGAGCTCAACCCGATTGAGAAGGTGTGGGCAAATATTAAGCGGTATCTGCGAACCGTATTGTCTGATTACGCCCGATTTGACGATGCGCTACTGTCCTATTTTGATTTTAATTAACTATATATTTGCTCATAAAAAAACTGCACCTTGTGAGTTGGAGGGGATGTCCAACTTTTGGGGTGCAGTTCAAACTCGGATTTAAAGTTTTCAGACGACCTTTTATTGAATTGCCACTTTATTCAGCGATACAGGGAAACGATGGTTTCAGCGGCTTTGACGCAGCTGTCGACATCGGCGACCAAGGCGATGCGGACGTAGCCTTCACCGGGGTTGCCCCATTCGGTATCGCGGGCGAGGAAGCGGCCGGGGAGGACTTGGATGGCGGCTTTTTGCCAGAGGTTTTTGGCAAATGCCAAATCGTCGCCATCGGGGACTTTCAGCCAGATGTAGAATGATGCGTCGGGCAGTTTGACATCGAATGCCTGCTGCAAAATGGGGATGACGCGATCGAATTTTTCCTGGTATAGGCGGCGGTTGGCAATGACGTGTTCTTCGTCGTTCCACGCGGCGATGCTGGCGCGTTGGACGGGGATGCTCATCGCGCTGCCGTGGTAGGTGCGGTAGAGCAGGAAGTTTTTAAGCAATTCGGCATCGCCTGCGACAAAGCCGGAGCGCAGTCCGGGAACGTTGGAACGTTTGGAGAGGCTGGTGAACATAACGATATTGCGGTTGCCGCGTCCTAATTGCGCTGCCGCCTGTAAGCCGCCTATGGGTTTGTTGCCGTCGAAATAGATTTCGGAATAACATTCGTCGGAAGCGATGATGAAACCGTATTTGTCTTGCAGATCAAAGATTTCTTGCCAGTCTTCCAGTTGCAGGACGCTGCCGCTGGGGTTGTTGGGCGAACAGACGAACATGACTTTGGTGCGTTGCCATACGTCTCCGGTGATGCTTTTCCAATCGGGCTTGAAGGACGGGGCAGGGCAGTTGGCAAAACGGATTTCGCCGCCGCCGAGGATGGCTGCGCCTTCGTAGATTTGGTAGAACGGGTTGGGGCTGAGGATGACGGGTTTGAGGTCGTCTGAAGCGGGGTTTAAGACGGTTTGAACGAAGGAAAACAAGGCTTCGCGGCTGCCGAGTACGGGCAGGACTTCTGTATCGGGGTTGACGGTCAGTCCGTCGTAACGGCGGCGCAGCCAGTCGGCACAGGCCTGACGCAGCTCGGGCAGACCTGCTGTCAGGGGGTATTTTTCCAGTTCGTGCAGCGAGGCGGTCAGCGCATTGGTGATGACTTCGGGGGTAGGGTGTTTCGGTTCGCCGATGTGAAGGTGGACGGGGGTGACACCTTCGGGAGGATTAACGCCCTGCATGGCTTCGCGCAGGCGGGCAAACGGATAGGGTTGGAGCTGGTCGAGTAGTGGGTTCATGGGTGTTCCAAATGTCTATCGAGACGGTCATCTTAGCATTTTTTATGCGGATTTTGTTGACAATGTGTGCAGGAAAAGGGAGGCAGCGTTGGGAAAAGGTCGTCTGAAAATCGGTTTCAGACGACCTTTTTAAGCATCATGCGATTTGCAGGCAAGATATAGTGGATTAACTTTAAACCAGTATGGCGTTGCCTCGCCTTGTCCTGGTTTAAAGTTAATCCACTAAAAAAGGGCATATTGAAATATGCCCTTTTTTAGCGTTCATCTGCGGATATGAATTATTTAGCTGCTGCGGGAAGAGCGCCGTTGAGCAGATATTGGATGGTTTCTTGCACCGTGCGGATGGCGTTGCCAAACGGTAGCGGGTCTTTACCTCGGAAAAACAAGCCCTTATCGACTTCGCCACGGAAAGCGGCAGAGAGTTGGATATCAATGCAGAATTGTCCGGCTTTTGCCAAACCGTCGCGCAGGCCGCAGCTGGTCAGACAGTTCAAGCCTTGCGTACAGCGGCGCGGGTCGGCTTTGGCATTGGCTTGCAGCTTGGATTCGCGCTTGATGTAGCTGTCTAGGAATTTGGTGCGCACACCGCGTGCGGGCAGTCCGGCGACGGACATAAATTCGACAACATGCTCGGTTTCTGCGCCTGCCAGCGTTTTTTTGAAGTTGATGTGGGCATCGCCTTCTTCGGTAACCGCAAACGCCGTGCCGATTTGGACGGCGGATGCGCCCCAGTTTTTCAGCGCGGTTTTGACTTTTTCAAAGTTCGCCATGCCACCGGCGAGGATGAGCGGGATTTTTTCACTTTCAAGACCTAAGTTCTTGAATACTTCGAAAGTTTCTTCGATGACGCGTTTGAATTCAAACTTGGCATCGTTCACACCTGCCACGCTTGCCGCGCCCAAGTGTCCGGCAGCGTGTGCGGGATGTTCGATAACGATGGCGTCGGGCAAAACACCTTTTTTCATCCAGCGTTTCAATACGATGCCGATACCGCGCGATTCGGACAAAATCGGGAACAGGGCGACATCTTTGTGATAACCCTCGGTCATTTCGGGCAAATCCAGCGGCAATCCCGCGCCCATCACAATCGCGTCCGCACCCGATTCGCAGGCTTGGCGGACATAGGCGGCGTGGTCTTTGACGGCCTTCATGACGTTGACGGCAATCATGCCTTTGCCGTTTGCGTCGGCTTTGGCTTTTTGGATTTCACGGTCAAGCGCGGTACAGTTGAGTCGGGTGTATTTTTCTTCACTCGGGTTGATTTTGGATTCGGCGAGCAGGTCGTCATGCAGGTGGCGCAAATCGACGCTGGCAATCGTGCCGACACCGTTTTCGCGGGCGACCGCGCTGGAGAGTTTCGATGCGGAAACGCCCACGCCCATCCCGCCTTGGACGACGGGAATCAATGATTTGCCTCGGATGTGCAATGGGTCGAAGTTGTTTTGCATGTATGGGTTCCTTGATGGTTGCGGGTGGTGTTTTTAATAGACGGTATCTGTATCGAGGTTGCTTTTATCGGCTAAATGACGCCTGTTTTAAGATTTTAGGAATTATACTCTAATCAAATAGGAAATTAGAGTTTTAATACAGTTTCTTTGTTAAAATAATCTTAATATATTGTTAATTAAGAAATTATTGTTTTGAGTGTTGGCGGTGTGCTGCGGCATTTTTGGGACGAATGTGTCGCTTAAAAATCGAAAAGGTCGTCTGAAAACCTGATTGGGCGTTTTCAGACGACCTTTGCTTTGCCGGTAACGGTTCGGGCTGCTTACGGACGGTTGGCTGCGATATGGTAGCGCGTTTCAAATGCGGCTTCTTCTCCCGCGTCCAGCTTGATTAACCCTAAGCCGTTGTTGAAACAGTCGGGTGCGCCGCTGAGGTTTTCGATGGCGATGGTGTCGCGGGTCGATGGGGTGAAGATTTGCAGGTAGGGATAGGATGCGTCGGGGTAAATGCTCAGGGTCAGTCCTTTGCCTGAAAGCGTGCAGGCGGCGGGCTTTTGGCGTGCCAAGACAAAGCTGTTGTCCAATTCGATGCCTGCCAAGCTTGAGGTCGTCTGAAAACGGGTGTCGTCGATCATGCTGCCGTCGGGAACCAAATCGGCATCGAAGCCCAAGCGTTTGCTGCTGTCGATTTCCAGCGACCAATCGTCGGTTTTGCCGCCGAGTGTGAAATAGGGGTGCCAGCCGTCTGCGAGCGGCATGGCGGTCGTGCCTTGGTTGCGGACGGTAGAGCGGATGCTTAAGCCGTCTGCGCTGAGGAGGTAGCGGACGGTCAGGCTGAAGGGGAAGGGATAGCCGCTGTCGTCTTGTGCGTAATCTGCGCGGATTTCGACTTCGGCGGATTGGCCGTCGGCATGGCTGTTGACGAGGGTAAACTCGCGGTCATACATCAAACCGTGTGCCGCGTGTTCGGCGAGTTTGAATTTGCCGCACTGATACGCTTTGCCGTCAAAGTTGTATTTGCCGTGGCGCAGGCGGCAGGCGTACGGGCTGAGCTTGCCGCTGCGGAACCATTCGGTCAGGCTCTCGCGGGCGTGTTGCGGGGTGTCGTAGGCTTTGATGATGTTGAACCATGTGCCGTCGGGGCGGCGGATTTCGTAGCGGTTGAGCAGCCCGCCGTAGAGATAAATTTCCGCACGCAAATCGGCTGAGGCGAGCAGCAGGCGGTCGTTGTCGGTTTTGAGTGTGAACATGAAGCGGCTCCTGATGGTGGTTGAGGCAGGGTGTATAAAAGGTCGTCTGAAAAGTTTTCAGACGACCTTTGCGGTCAGGATTTCTTCCGGCGGCGTTCGCCCGGCAGCAGCATGTCCGCCCATTTGATGATGTTGGCGACTTCGGCGGGGTTGAGTTCGTAGAACTGTCCGCGTTTGAGGCGGTTGGGCAGGCCGATGGGGCCGAAGCCGACACGCACGAGGCGGCTGACGGTGAGACCTTGGCTTTCGAATATGCGGCGTACTTCGCGGTTGCGGCCTTCTTTAATTACAACGTTGTACCATTTGTTTGCGCCTTCGCCGCCTTGTTCGTAGATGCGTTCGACTTTTGCCAAGCCGTCTTCGAGCATCACGCCTTCTTCGGTGAGACTGCGCATTTGTTCGGTGGTCAGCCCGCCCAGTACGCGCACGGCGTATTCGCGTTCAACTTCGAAGCTGGGGTGGGCGAAACGTTGGACGAGTTCGCCGGAGGTGGTCAGGATGAGCAGGCCGCTGGTGTTGATGTCCAAGCGTCCGATGGCGACCCAGCGGCTGCTGGCGGCCTGCGGCAGGCGGTCGAAGATGCTGACGCGGCCTTGTGGGTCGTCGCGGGAGACGATTTCGCCTTCTTGTTTGTAATACAGGATGATGCGCGGCAGGCGGTCTGCCCATTTGAGTTTGATGATGCTGCCTTTGACGGTAACGTGGTCGTCGGGGGTGACTTTGTCGCCCAGTTGCGCGGTTTTGCCGTTGACCGTTACCCAGCCGTTGTTAATCCATTCTTCCATTTCGCGGCGTGAACCGACGCCGGACGCGGCAAGCACTTTTTGCAGGCGTTCGGGTTCCATGCGCGACAGGTCGCTGCGGCGCTCTTTCAAATCGCGCGCGCGTTCCATGATTTTTTGGTTGGGGTTGCGCACGACGAGTTTTCTGGCTTTGGCGGCGCGCTGTTTGGGGGCGTTTTGCGGCTTGAGGTCGTCTGAAACTTTTTGTCCGTAAGGTTTGGAAGCGGTTTTGCGCGTTTCGTCTTTGGGACGGGCTTTGCTTTTGAAAGGTTTGGCGGTTTTCTTGGCAGACGGGGCTGCGCCGTCGCGCCATTGGCGTTTGCTGGTGGGTTGCTTGGACATGGGATTCTCCTAACGCGTTTGATGGCAGCGGGTTGAATTTGAGCAAGTCAAATTCAACCCGCTGTGGAAAACGGTTCTTCTGCGGCGGTGGCGGCAGGATAAGTTACGGATAAAAGGTCGCCTGAAACGAATGAAACGAGTTTTGCTAAAACGTTTTTATATTTCAGACGACCTTTTGCTGGAGTCGGAATTTTACCCTATCGGCTTGAAGCTGTGGAAAGTTTAAGGCGACAGCCGCTCGCGTATCCAGTTGCCGTCAACCAAACGGTATTGGATGCGGTCGTGCAGGCGGCTGGGGCGGCCCTGCCAGAATTCGATGCGGTCGGGAATGACGAGATAGCCGCCCCAATGCGGTGGGCGCGGGACGTGCAGCGGGTGTTTCGCGCCTACGGCAGCGGCTTTGGCAACCAACATCGCTTTGCTCGACAACACTTCGCTTTGCGCGCTTGCCCATGCACCGATACGGCTGGTGTAGGGGCGGCTGTCGAAATATTCGTCCGAAGCGGCGGCATCCAGTTTTTCGATGCGTCCTTCAACGCGCACCTGCCGCTCCAGCTCCGGCCAGAAAAACGTCATGGCGGCAAACGGATGCGCGTCAAACGAGCGTCCTTTGCGGCTTAAGTAATTGCTGAAAAACACAAATCCCTGCGGATTGACTTCTTTCAGCAGCACCATGCGGCTGTTCGGCCTGCCGTCTTCGCCCACCGAGGCGACGTTGACGGCGGTCGGCTCGTTGACTTGCGAATGAATCGCCTCGTTCAGCCATTGCTCGAACTGGACAATCGGGTCAGCATAGCATTCCGATTCCGACAGTTCGCGCTTGCTGTAATCTTCGCGGATATTGTGCAAATCCATGATGTCCTCCGATACTCAAGTTTGTTTGAATGAATCATACCCCGTTTTTTCAGACGACTCCAACGATAGGGAGGGGGAATATGTGTATAATCCGCGTCAAATCAAATGAAACGGAAAAAATCATGCAAACCGAAGTCGAACTGAAAATCCTCAATCCGAAAATGGCGGACAAACTGCCCGCCTACGCCACGCCGGGTTCCGCCGGACTGGACTTGCGCGCCTGTCTGGACGAAGCCGTTACCCTGCAACCGGGCGGTACTTATCTCGTTCCGACCGGTCTGGCGGTTCACCTTGCCAATCCCGACTACGCCGCCGTTTTGCTGCCGCGTTCCGGCCTGGGACACAAACACGGCATCGTCTTGGGCAACTTGGTCGGACTGATCGACTCGGACTATCAGGGCGAACTCAAAGTCTCCGTGTGGAACAGGGGCAAAGAAGCGTTTACCATCGAGCCGATGGAACGCATCGCGCAAATGGTCATCGTCCCCGTCGTCCAAGCCTCGTTTAAAGTCGTGGACGAATTTGCCGCCAGCGAACGCGGCGAAGGCGGCTTCGGCAGCACGGGCAAAGCCTAAACCGTCTGTTCACATACAAAGGTCGTCTGAAAACTTGCAATGCCGGTTTTCAGACGACCTTTTGCCGTATTTGTATTGCAGGCTGAAATTGATAGAACATACAGTATTGGTTACAATTTCGTTTCTTAAATTTTTTTAACGTTTGACAACGGATAGAAAGACTGCGATGGCTGAAACAATGAAAAAACAGGCGGATTCGCCTGATTTGGTGTACGGTTTGGAGGATAAACCGCCATTCGGAAATGCCTTATTAAGCGCGATAACGCATCTTCTGGCGATTTTTGTGCCGATGATTACGCCCGCGCTGATTGTGGGCGGCGCGCTGGAATTGCCGGTGGAGATGACGGCGTATCTCGTGTCGATGGCGATGGTGGCGTCGGGTGTCGGCACTTATTTGCAGGTCAACCGCTTCGGACCGGTCGGTTCGGGGATGCTGTCTATCCAGTCGGTGAATTTCTCGTTCGTTACCGTCATGATTGCGCTCGGCGCGGGGATGAAAGAGGGCGGTTTGACTAAGGATGCGATGATTTCGACGCTGTTGGGCGTATCGTTTGTCGGCGCGTTTTTGGTGTGCTTCTCGGCATGGCTTCTGCCGTATTTGAAGAAAGTGATTACGCCGACAGTCAGCGGCGTAGTCGTGATGCTGATTGGCTTGAGTTTGGTACACGTCGGCATTACTGATTTCGGCGGTGGCTTCGGCGCGAAGACGAGCGACACGTTCGGCTCGATGGAAAACTTGGGACTGGCGTCGCTGGTGTTGCTGATTGTGTTGATATTCAACTGCATGAAAAATCCGCTGCTGCGTATGAGCGGCATCGCAGTCGGGCTGATTGTCGGCTACATTGTCGCGCTGTTTTTGGGCAAGGTAGACTTTTCCGCGCTGCAAAACCTGCCGCTGGTTACGCTGCCCGTACCGTTTAAATATGGCTTTGCTTTCGACTGGCACGCATTTATTGTGGCGGGCGCGATTTTCCTGTTGAGCGTATTTGAAGCGGTCGGCGATTTGACTGCGACGGCAATGGTGTCCGACCAGCCGATTGAAGGCGAGGAATACACCAAACGCCTGCGCGGCGGCGTGTTGGCGGACGGCTTGGTATCGGTGATTGCGACGGCTTTGGGTTCGCTGCCGCTGACCACCTTCGCGCAAAACAACGGCGTGATTCAGATGACCGGCGTGGCTTCGCGCCATGTGGGCAAATATATTGCCGTGATTTTGGTGTTGCTGGGTTTGTTCCCCGTCGTCGGACGCGCGTTTACGACGATTCCGAGTCCGGTTCTCGGCGGCGCGATGGTTTTGATGTTCGGCTTGATTGCGATTGCGGGCGTGCGGATTTTGGTCAGCCACGGCATCCGCAGGCGCGAAGCGGTAATTGCGGCGACTTCGGTCGGTCTGGGCTTGGGCGTGGCGTTTGAGCCGGAAGTGTTTAAGAACCTGCCCGTCTTGTTCCAAAACTCCATTTCCGCCGGCGGCATCACGGCAGTTATCCTGAACCTGCTTTTGCCGGAAGATAAAACCGATAAGGTCGTCAAAATCGATACCGAGGGGCTGGAGCATTAAGCTTCAAGCGTAAACAAAAAGGTCGTCTGAAATTTGATTTTCAGACGACCTTTTTGATAATCCTATTACATAAATATGACATTCGTGGAATAATCCGAAAACTTTAAAAAGCAGGCAACAATATGATTAAAAATAAGAAAATAATTTTTACGATTTTAATTTTAGTTATCTCTTTCTCAATTTATTTTTTCAGCAATTACCGTATCTTCTTCTCCCCTTTTGAAATCCTCAGCAACAAAACCATAGAACAGAATCTGCAAGGGATTTGCGTGGATGAGGGAAGGAAATTGAGCAAGGAAGAGTTGCTGAGACGGGCTTTGGTCAGCTATTTCGCACATGAGTCGTCGGGGCAGTATTTCGATGACCCATCTGACTACGCCTGGAAGGACAGATGCCCCACGGAGAAATCGTGTCAGTTGTATATGATGCCGGCCATCGAGATGGGGGATTATATCTTTGACAAAGAAAAAAGAATCTCGCTATTAAAGGCAAGGAATAACGGAGTTACATTCAGCAGGGCGGATCATTTTTTTCCAAAAAATGTCCGCTACCAATCGCACAAGCTGCCCTTCGGGTTTTATGCCTCAAACAGGTTCAGTTCTTTTTACCCTTATGACTGCTGCGGTATCAAGGAAAAGTCAGAGTTGTTGAAATCTGATTATCCGTTCAATGGTACACCCGAATTATTGGAACAAAGAGGGCTGGGAAATTATTTTTTGGATTTAAAAATAGTAAGCGAAGGAATGAATGTTTATTATCATAGATATATTGTTAATAATTGTGGACAATATATTCCTGATAAA
Above is a window of Neisseria mucosa DNA encoding:
- a CDS encoding dUTP diphosphatase: MQTEVELKILNPKMADKLPAYATPGSAGLDLRACLDEAVTLQPGGTYLVPTGLAVHLANPDYAAVLLPRSGLGHKHGIVLGNLVGLIDSDYQGELKVSVWNRGKEAFTIEPMERIAQMVIVPVVQASFKVVDEFAASERGEGGFGSTGKA
- a CDS encoding nitronate monooxygenase, producing the protein MQNNFDPLHIRGKSLIPVVQGGMGVGVSASKLSSAVARENGVGTIASVDLRHLHDDLLAESKINPSEEKYTRLNCTALDREIQKAKADANGKGMIAVNVMKAVKDHAAYVRQACESGADAIVMGAGLPLDLPEMTEGYHKDVALFPILSESRGIGIVLKRWMKKGVLPDAIVIEHPAHAAGHLGAASVAGVNDAKFEFKRVIEETFEVFKNLGLESEKIPLILAGGMANFEKVKTALKNWGASAVQIGTAFAVTEEGDAHINFKKTLAGAETEHVVEFMSVAGLPARGVRTKFLDSYIKRESKLQANAKADPRRCTQGLNCLTSCGLRDGLAKAGQFCIDIQLSAAFRGEVDKGLFFRGKDPLPFGNAIRTVQETIQYLLNGALPAAAK
- a CDS encoding rRNA pseudouridine synthase; the protein is MSKQPTSKRQWRDGAAPSAKKTAKPFKSKARPKDETRKTASKPYGQKVSDDLKPQNAPKQRAAKARKLVVRNPNQKIMERARDLKERRSDLSRMEPERLQKVLAASGVGSRREMEEWINNGWVTVNGKTAQLGDKVTPDDHVTVKGSIIKLKWADRLPRIILYYKQEGEIVSRDDPQGRVSIFDRLPQAASSRWVAIGRLDINTSGLLILTTSGELVQRFAHPSFEVEREYAVRVLGGLTTEQMRSLTEEGVMLEDGLAKVERIYEQGGEGANKWYNVVIKEGRNREVRRIFESQGLTVSRLVRVGFGPIGLPNRLKRGQFYELNPAEVANIIKWADMLLPGERRRKKS
- a CDS encoding purine permease: MAETMKKQADSPDLVYGLEDKPPFGNALLSAITHLLAIFVPMITPALIVGGALELPVEMTAYLVSMAMVASGVGTYLQVNRFGPVGSGMLSIQSVNFSFVTVMIALGAGMKEGGLTKDAMISTLLGVSFVGAFLVCFSAWLLPYLKKVITPTVSGVVVMLIGLSLVHVGITDFGGGFGAKTSDTFGSMENLGLASLVLLIVLIFNCMKNPLLRMSGIAVGLIVGYIVALFLGKVDFSALQNLPLVTLPVPFKYGFAFDWHAFIVAGAIFLLSVFEAVGDLTATAMVSDQPIEGEEYTKRLRGGVLADGLVSVIATALGSLPLTTFAQNNGVIQMTGVASRHVGKYIAVILVLLGLFPVVGRAFTTIPSPVLGGAMVLMFGLIAIAGVRILVSHGIRRREAVIAATSVGLGLGVAFEPEVFKNLPVLFQNSISAGGITAVILNLLLPEDKTDKVVKIDTEGLEH
- a CDS encoding IS630 family transposase (programmed frameshift), yielding MAYSADLRNKALNYYEQCKNISQTAATFNLSRNTLYLWIRLKKQTGSLKHQVTGLNAVKLDRQKLAQYVGQHPDAYLHEIAKHFDCTPAAVCYALKQMGMTRKKRPTTYKEQDPAKVTHYLTQLAEFSDYQRVYLDETGFDRYLFRPYARSQKGQIVKAQISGKRYRRLSLVSAQVGNRLIAPMVYQNTMTGVFFEAWFQQCLLPALTQKSVIILDNARFHRMGVLREMAEKWGHKVLPLAPYSPELNPIEKVWANIKRYLRTVLSDYARFDDALLSYFDFN
- a CDS encoding aldose 1-epimerase, which encodes MFTLKTDNDRLLLASADLRAEIYLYGGLLNRYEIRRPDGTWFNIIKAYDTPQHARESLTEWFRSGKLSPYACRLRHGKYNFDGKAYQCGKFKLAEHAAHGLMYDREFTLVNSHADGQSAEVEIRADYAQDDSGYPFPFSLTVRYLLSADGLSIRSTVRNQGTTAMPLADGWHPYFTLGGKTDDWSLEIDSSKRLGFDADLVPDGSMIDDTRFQTTSSLAGIELDNSFVLARQKPAACTLSGKGLTLSIYPDASYPYLQIFTPSTRDTIAIENLSGAPDCFNNGLGLIKLDAGEEAAFETRYHIAANRP
- a CDS encoding succinyldiaminopimelate transaminase, whose product is MNPLLDQLQPYPFARLREAMQGVNPPEGVTPVHLHIGEPKHPTPEVITNALTASLHELEKYPLTAGLPELRQACADWLRRRYDGLTVNPDTEVLPVLGSREALFSFVQTVLNPASDDLKPVILSPNPFYQIYEGAAILGGGEIRFANCPAPSFKPDWKSITGDVWQRTKVMFVCSPNNPSGSVLQLEDWQEIFDLQDKYGFIIASDECYSEIYFDGNKPIGGLQAAAQLGRGNRNIVMFTSLSKRSNVPGLRSGFVAGDAELLKNFLLYRTYHGSAMSIPVQRASIAAWNDEEHVIANRRLYQEKFDRVIPILQQAFDVKLPDASFYIWLKVPDGDDLAFAKNLWQKAAIQVLPGRFLARDTEWGNPGEGYVRIALVADVDSCVKAAETIVSLYR
- a CDS encoding helix-turn-helix domain-containing protein, yielding MLFLIDYTLHFKYQAVLHYLHIRSQQRTADHYGISRTHLRRWIRAYQEGGIGALEHPQSKTMPQHRKNPFIADKPDQEKTQAELIEELCYMRAEVAYLKELKALSQKRTEKDKAKPSKH
- the pdxH gene encoding pyridoxamine 5'-phosphate oxidase, giving the protein MDLHNIREDYSKRELSESECYADPIVQFEQWLNEAIHSQVNEPTAVNVASVGEDGRPNSRMVLLKEVNPQGFVFFSNYLSRKGRSFDAHPFAAMTFFWPELERQVRVEGRIEKLDAAASDEYFDSRPYTSRIGAWASAQSEVLSSKAMLVAKAAAVGAKHPLHVPRPPHWGGYLVIPDRIEFWQGRPSRLHDRIQYRLVDGNWIRERLSP